Proteins encoded together in one Ictidomys tridecemlineatus isolate mIctTri1 chromosome 3, mIctTri1.hap1, whole genome shotgun sequence window:
- the Limd2 gene encoding LIM domain-containing protein 2, giving the protein MFQASGAAQATPSHEAKSSGGNSAVQRSKSFSLRAQVKETCAACQKTVYPMERLVADKLIFHNSCFCCKHCHTKLSLGSYAALHGEFYCKPHFQQLFKSKGNYDEGFGRKQHKELWAHKEVDPGTKTA; this is encoded by the exons ATGTTCCAGGCTTCGGGAGCCGCCCAGGCCACCCCATCTCAT GAAGCCAAAAGCAGCGGTGGCAACAGCGCTGTGCAGCGCTCCAAG TCCTTCAGCCTGCGGGCCCAGGTGAAGGAGACTTGTGCCGCCTGCCAGAAGACTGTGTACCCCATGGAGCGGCTGGTGGCAGACAAGCTCATTTTCCACAACTCTTGCTTCTGCTGCAAGCACTGCCATACCAAGCTCAG TCTGGGCAGCTATGCCGCGCTGCATGGTGAGTTTTACTGCAAACCCCACTTTCAGCAGCTGTTTAAGAGCAAAGGCAACTACGATGAGGGATTCGGCCGAAAACAGCACAAGGAGCTCTGGGCCCACAAAGAGGTGGACCCCGGCACCAAGACAGCCTGA